Part of the Nostoc sp. PCC 7524 genome is shown below.
CGATCCCATTGGGATCGCCTTATCGCTTCATTTACCATAAAGTATGCAAGTATCTTCAGAACTTCAAAGCCAAATATTTAGCAAGTATTTAATCGCTGAATTACTTTACCAACTCAACCGATTTAAATGGGCTGATAACTTTTCTCGGCATGAATTAGTAATTGAACCTTGGGCGAATGGCTTATGGGTAAAGCAAGCTGGGCTGATTAGTTATCATGATTTAGCTGATGCTCTAAAACAAGAAGCTGAAGCAAAGGCTTATAATTTATCGGTTCAACAAATCAAACAAGGTAGATTTTTAGTTTCCTCATCTCAAAACCCCAATAAAAATTACTTTGTGCAATTCAATCGCGGTCTTGGTTGGAATTGCAACTGTATGAGATATAAATGTTGGAATAACAGGATGAGTGAAGAATTACCCCAGTTGTTTCAGGCATTGAATGGTAAAATTTTCTGCCATCATATAGTGGCTGCTCATGATTTTGACGTAACAATTTCAAGACGCTAATCACAGTTAGTTGTGTAAGCATCAATCCTCTTTTATCCTCTAAGAATTTATACCAATGCAAGCGGCTCACTGTGCTTTAGTGGTAGCCCTGAAATATTTACCAGATGATCCAAATTTGGTGATTGCACGAACGCATCTAGAAGCAGCGATCGCACTCTCTGGTCAATACCACAAAGCAAAATATAGCATCTTTTGGCTAACATCAAAAGCTAACATCAAACGCAGAGTTACACAGCAATTGAATGAGTTAGCATTTGATACATATTCACACATGATTGAATTAGCTAATACCCTAGAACAATATGCAATTGCTAAAAGCTCCCTCAATGCTCCACCTCCTAAAAATTGGCAAGCTTTAATTCATAATCTAGATTGTGCTTTTGAATGGATTAATCGAGAACACCTACAAGAAATTCAAGCCAAGCAGTTAATTTTAATATCTTAAGTTTTAGAGCGATCGCTTTATTGGGGTGATCGCTTTTCCTCTAAGAATTTATGAAATTTGTGTAAACTATGCCATTATAGCTTGTCTACGCGCTATAATAAATTGTATAGACCTTAGAAAAAGGTATCCGACCAATGACCAGATTCTCTGCTAAAGCTCATACTCGCACTGATTACAGTTATTCAATTTTTCACCAATCTTTATTACATGAAGATAACAGCGAAGATTACGCACTTCGCCACATTTACAGCCTAGAAAATACCAAAGTATTGCTGACAAAATGGGGCTGGACACCAGAACAAATTAAAGCTGGGATTGATTACGCCACTATTGATGTATATAGAAATTTTGTATATTTACACATCCCCAATAAAATTGAAAAGCGTGGTCAATTCATCAAAATTCGTGGTATTTCTCGCTTCATTTCCAAAGCAGATTATGTAGAAGTTTTGATTAACCGTTCTTGGGCTAAAGCTGATCCATATAAATTAGAACTAGGGAACGATTGGGATGAATTGATAGCTCGTGGTAATACTGGTGACTTCTACGAGGTCAAATTATATCAATATGAAATTACCTGCACTTGTCACGCTTATAGCGGTTTAGAAAAAGCTTTTAACCAGGATGCAGTCGCTACAAAACATTTGATGCTAAACGCCAGAACTCAGGGACAAATACCTGATAAACACATCTTTGCAGTTTGGAAGTATTTAGGGTGTGAGACTTTACGCCAGTATGAGTATTGCTGGCTGGAACGTAAAGAAGCAGCTATGAGGGAGCAAAAAAAATACTCATGGAAATTTCACCCTGAGCCAGAACGTGACGCAGAGTTACTTGACTGGTAAACATTAAACTGGCCGCCAGCCCACAGCCGCTAAGAGAGGGTATTGAATCGGGGACAGGTATCCGACCAAAGATATTTTCCCCGATTGCCAAAATAGGCCATTCAATCATAACAAATAGGACACTTTTATGAACGAAGAACTGAGCGAATTAATTAACGCTGATTACCCACTATCTGATCCAAGTTGGGATTACTCACAGATTTGGACTCACTCTCAGGAAGCAGCAGCGCAGTTGCAACAGCATACAGGCGATCGCACCTATAAAATTTTCCTCTAAGAATTTGCAACCATGACACAAACACCACAACTGAATGCAGCCTTGGCCAAAGCTAAAGCACAAATACCAGCTATTTTGGCCAATCGTAATGTAAAAATCCCTACAAAGACAGGCAGAGAAATTAATTTTACATACGCTGAACTTGAAGAAATTCAGCCCAAGATTACACCTGTATTATCTGCCTGTGGCCTAGCGATCGCTCATCAGATGACCTTTGTAGAAAGTAGGTATTGCTTGGTTTCTACACTTCGCCATGAAAGCGGCGAACAGATAGATTCTGTATTTCCCCTCCCTGGCGACTTTAATGATGCAAAGGAATTGGGAATACAAATTAGTTACGGTAGAAGATATAACACTTTATGCCTTTTGGATATTACCGTAGTTGATAGCCAAAACTGGGAAGAGGTTAAACGTAAAATCGGTAAGGA
Proteins encoded:
- a CDS encoding ERF family protein; its protein translation is MTQTPQLNAALAKAKAQIPAILANRNVKIPTKTGREINFTYAELEEIQPKITPVLSACGLAIAHQMTFVESRYCLVSTLRHESGEQIDSVFPLPGDFNDAKELGIQISYGRRYNTLCLLDITVVDSQNWEEVKRKIGKEIRQEAGLIQKPKEKEGSILHDMAGVSGVQTISEGQIKRLWAIARNELHLSESDVRSVLAGFQLERTADIPTNKYDAVIESMKNYATKF